The Hemicordylus capensis ecotype Gifberg chromosome 5, rHemCap1.1.pri, whole genome shotgun sequence nucleotide sequence gaatgcaactgttactggtcggaagatgtgcttgattgtagaggagagaaggggagagaggtaTGTATTTAgggtagtgggcaggggtctgcgaagagaggggtcgcaatcaagtactaacgtacagatgctttgtgtgggttaagctattacccataaaaacacacccactaactaaaaagcttggctgaagagatttcTTTAGTTGTACatgtttgtgaatgactgtacctgggtttgttttaaaagagaacttggatacaggcccttcaaatgtgtGGTACAGATCGGAAGTATATTGTTGTACCTGCtttcaacataacttgtgaatgactgtacctgtgtacagatctgtacctgtgtacactatacactcatactagtgttgaacataatgagtgAATGGTCTTAATGCATTTGCACTTTGAGAGAGAGGGGCAAGGGTTTGACTGTTTGTGctacatgtacaccacctgcgTAATAGCATTGATCAGATCTGTTGTTTCTTAtctccatatactgctgttaacatgttcatagaatataattagaggctatgattaacattcatgaagatatctttgacctaggttttTTTaatacattgttttttaaaaaattccaatttaaatcaaaacaatttgattttaaaaaatttaattatcTCTTTTTATCAAGACTGTATAGAACTCTTGAATGTGCACTCAGATAAAGAAAAATAGCAAGCAGTAGTCTTTTTTCAATCTTTGAAGGGGAATGTTTACTGCTGTAGTTGAACTTAGCAGTTTTACTTGTGAAAGACAATTTATCTCTAATGCAGTACAGTGCGCAAATATTATCTATAGCTCACTGTGCTTAAGTGATACTTGTTATCCCTTCCCTTGCTGGTCTGCTATTTGCTTTTCATCTATTGCTTATGGAAAATGACACACGTACACTAGGATAAGCCTTTGTTAATAGCTTTCATTTCTTCACTCTCGTTTCtgctggttcagttcagtttattgccaTCTTTGATCAAATATTCTGCTGGTGTCTCAGTCCTAATGTACTTTGTGGGTCTAATCTTTAGCAAGAGAAATCCATTAGGTGCAAACGGGACTGTCCTAATCTTCATTTCCCTTACTGCTGGTTCACCCAGCTCTGTCCTATTTGCTCTAGCTACAGATCAAAACAAGTCTATTTTCAGTTTGCCAGATTTGCAGAATCCCAAAAAGCTGACACAGCTGCCCAGAAACATGGCTCACTTCATTAGTGCAATGAGACAGAAGTGTAGATGGACAATTTTCGTTCTTAGGATTTAGTAGTTGCTGAGAAATGGAGGGACGCAATCAGTGCTGTCCTGGGTGATCCTGGCCATGCATGGCTATAAGTTCCCTGAATATAATGTTGGGCATTGACATATACAACTATGTATCACAGTGAAGGTTACTGAAAGATATTAGGCTTTGCCCATAACCTTTTTGTTATGCAGGGGAAATGAGTATGTATTAGTGGTCCAAGTTTGTAGAATAATTCTGATGCAGGTCTTACAGTCTTGGTCTTCTGATGCCATTCTGTGTTTCACCACATCATATAGTATTACTCTTCTCATCTGAGGCTATGTCCCttctttaaagaaacaaaaataaagttACACAACAAAAGTGTGTACTTCAAGTAGCACTGAGCATTTAGAGTGTCTTCCCTCACCACTGCAGCCTGACCAGCTTCAGGGTTGAGCACATGTTGGGGTAGGAGTCCCATTccagactctgaaatgctctcccagtggctattcactcctctgtctccatcacggtttttagcaaacgtgtgaaatcttggctttttacccaggcttttatatgattgtctcttctactgctgctttgtattttgtatggttatattgtgcttgtattttaaatctttttagttagatctgtttttatattctagcttaatattttaattgtgtcatttttatagtcttcttttaacttttctgtgtgaaccgccttgagattgttttaaagaaaggcaggatacaaagttaacaataaataaataaataaaataggcatGAGTCCTGATCTCTCTTGCTTAAAAAAATAGCACTGCCAAACCTGCCTTGAGAACAGTCCAGAATAATTGGGAAGTTTTCCAGCTTTTAGCATAGAGCAAGAATACCACATTAAGCTATACCTTACATTGATGCCTGATTGTACCAAATCCATCCCACTTGCTCTCTAACTTTATGGAGAGCAGAAGTTTCTAGAGAATGCTGGCACAAggttgctatttttattttttgtaatggATCTGGAGGTGGCAGTAAAATGTGACTTTATGAAGTAATGTGCTGTTGATCTTTGCTTCTTTTCAGTGCATTTTAGGTATGTCGTGTTTCACCCCTTTCTGGATGAAATTCTGGTTGGCGAGATAAAAGGATGTAGTCTGGAAGGCGTTCGTGGTAAATCTTACTACTTTACTAGTAGGGAGACAGGAGTTATATGAGAGTGATAGCAGAAGGGTGGACCTGTAACTACCAATACATCACAGATGACTGTAGTTAGGACTATATATTGGTTACAGTGGTTGTCTAGAACAGTCCAGCCAGTGATATCAATGTAGCCTAGATGAATCCCAAAGAAAGACAACTGAGTTAACAAAGTTTGGAAATCACTGCTGAGAACTGTTTGCTGGAACATTCAGTCTCTCACCACTCTCACTGTGGAATTTGATTCATTTATGGCTGTTCAGATCTAGTTATTGCCATACTAATGTAATTATGGTGGAATGAAAAATTTATTGGCAAAAaacccctatttatttatttatttatttatttatcatatttttatactgcctgatatgtacatctctaggtggtgtacaaaatttaaaacaatatttaaacattggcacagattaaaatacatgaaacaattaaaacagtagcataaaacagaaataaaagcggtagcataaaacaattattaaaacaaattattaaaattctaattagaagcctgtgagaattctaattaaaaggtgaatcttgagggtcttcctgaaaacagaggaggagatgctcttatttcagcagggagcatattccaaagccccagggcagccacagagaaagcccggtcctgggtcaccaccaaacgagctggtggcaactgtaaccagacctctccagaagatcataacaggcagtagggctttataggtaataaccagcactttgtatttcacatggtaacatatcagcagccagtgcagttcccttaaaaccagtgttatgtggtcccttagagttgtcccagagaccaatctggctgccgcattctgtaccaattgtagtttccggactatgtacaaaggcagcctcacgtagagtgcattacagtagtcaagcctcgaggttaccagcatatgtaccactgttttaaagtcatttacctccagataTGCATGTAGTTGTTgtagcagccaaagctgatgaagtggtcctggccactgccttagcCTGAGAAgctagggagagctttgggtccaggagcactcccaggctacgtacctgatctttcagggggagtgtaaccccatccagaacaggcagatctaaaccatctattGGGTCCCAACACCCCCCACAGTCATTACCTCCgatttatttggattcaacctcagtttgttatctgtcatccagcccattaccgcctccaagcaggcatttagagaaaatatgcaatttcctgatgaggttgacatggaggaaaaaagatctgggtatcatcagcatattgataacacccagcaccaagcctcttgatcagggtttctcaacgtgtgggtccccagatgtaattggacttcaactcccataattcccaaccaaaggccactggggctggggattatgggagttgaagtccaataacatctggggacccacacgttgagaaaccctgctcttgatgatctctcccagcggtttcatgtagatgttaaaaagcattggagacagtatggagccttgtggaactccacactttagttctcactttacagagcaacagtctccaagtgacaccatctggaatctaccagagaggtaggaatggaatccctgtataacagtgccacccaatcccacctccctccagcggtccagaaggatatcatggtcggtgttatcaaaagccgcagagagatccaaaagtatcaGCAGAGTCATTCTCCCTCTactgatagccagttggagatcatccatcaggccgaccatggcaatctcaaccccatagcccacacagaagccagtttgaaatgggtctagataatttgcatcatccaaaacttcctggagctgagaaaccaccacccactcaatcaccttgcctaaccatggttgattggaaatgggtctgtaattagctaactctgagggatccaatgcaggtttcttcaaaagtggtctaatagcctccttaagacaaggaagcatccttccctcccataaagaagcatttataatatttaccagacccttttggataatataattatcagatgagataagccaagttggacaggGGTCAAGATGACAGGTTAtcatccaaagcagtttgtccatttcctcaggagtcacaaactgaaaatgatccagtctaatcccataagaggttactggacacctccacagtagactctgcagtaacagCCCGCTGGCCTACTAATGCCATATTTTTGTTGATTCCCtgccaccactggtatagctgccccagggtcatGCCCCAACTCCCCATCTTTCTTCAGTCCAAGACACATTCCTGTACCAGGCCTAACTAAATACTAGGCAGCAATGAAGTGACTGCTTCCTTCCTGTAGTCCAAGACAAtaagttggccccagccctcagtcccacccccgaaggctgCCACCAATGGCCGGCCTCCTTTGGTGGCTCCAGGCGGCACATGCCTGCCGCCGCACCTCAGTACTGGCACTGTTCACCCTTATAAGAGCCAGGAGTTCAAAAGCCTGACGGTTTTTTTACTTACTACTACCAATCAAGCCAGCCCTCTCAGGTGCAAGAAATTGCAGCACAATTAAAATGACTGGAGTAGTCACTGGTTTCAGTCTAACTGGAGGATGTTTCCTATAGTCTCAGAATTTGCTCCCTACTGAAATCTAGCCACCAGTCAATAGCATCAGATTATAAAACCCCACGTGGGCATTTTCCCTATGAGAATGATAGCAAAGACCCTAAATATGCAGCTTTTGGGTGTTCTTAACCATCATGGTGCTACTGTGCTgatactgggattattttgagcTAGATGTGGTTATCCCCTAGTATTAGTTCTATAAGGTGGTCATGTATCTCCATGTTTACCTGTTCTATGAGAACTAGATCCATCATAATGCAAAGACAGGATTGAGCAATAGTGTGGAGATCTGTTTCCTGAGACTTCTGTAAACCATCAATTCAAAGGGAGCAACCACTTTTTCCCATTTGAATCTGCTCTTAACTAACTCTAGCAGGAATTGGTAGGAATAAGGTGGTGTTAAAAAAATTCACCATAGGACAGCTAGAAAGGAGCAGCATGACTTGGGACTTAAAGTATTGTCCTTATAGTATGAATAGTGGATTAATTGCTTGTTCGAAATTCTGAATGTGTATAATATTGGGCCAAAATGCTAGCTTCAAATCCTTCCTCAGATATGGAAAGTGAAAATATAAATTCTAGGTGTCGCATTGCATTAGAGCAGCATCTATATATTAATCTGTACTTCCTTTCTACAGTTTCTCTTGGGTTCTTTGATGACATCCTTATTCCTCCAGAATCCCTCCAACAACCTGCCAAATTGTATCCTTTGAAAAGCTCCATGATGCTGGGTGTTTAAAAATATGGAATGACAGCTGCTTCCCTTAAAACTTCATGTGCATGCGCACGTGCACTCTCGCTGAATATTTTGCAAAATAGCCAATAGTTTCATAGTATTAGAAAACATTCAGTCAGCATAACAGAGGCCACTATGTTAGCTCTAGCCTGTGAGCACTGTTGGGGCAGTGCTCACCTTTCCCTCACCCTTCGCAGGAgtatggaaagaccagtgtgccttGAGGAAGGCAAGAAAAGATGCACCCAGGCCacggagctcttgtcctcagctcctgaaaagaccaacagcctgagacaatgttttattaatctgttatttgcttcttttaatattataaaccgctttgggtgcctttgtcaaggcagaaaggaggaataaaatgtagtaagtaaataaataataataataataatatattttgtgGCTAGGGAAAGCATCTGTAGAATTTGGGGAGCAAAGACTAGTGTGGCTAAAGGCAGTGTTAGTATATGGGAATTGGGTAACTGTTGGATGTGAAATGGTAGTCATGGGAAGAGTGAACTATATATTTTACTTCTATTGTGCCACCAGCAAGAATTCTTTGAGATTCTTTCCTGACCCCTGTGAACAGCTCCCACAAAGAGTTTATTTTTCTTGCTGTACAACAtaacagactttttaaaagaagttttagCTTGGTTTGTCCATGTAGCAGTGTGAGAAAAAGCTGAGTAGAGAGAGAACTTGCTTGGTTGTAACTGAGTCAGTATTGGTGACTGGGTTTAATGAACTAGTATGCTTTTTTATTGTACTACTACCTTAATTTCCTCTGTGTCCAGTGATGAAGCAGAGCAAGTGTGGGTATGGGAATATGAGACTGAAGAAGGCGCCCATGACCTGTATATGGATACAGGGGAGGAGATCCGCTTCCGAGTGGTGGATGAAACTTTCATCGACACATCTCCAACAGGCCCAAGTGCTGCAGAGCCTTCCACCTCTGGTACTGCAGATGAGGTGCAGAAGAAGGAGGCCCCCTACACTCTTGTGGTAACCACTTATCATTGCTCCTTGCTATGCAGTGCTCTGAAATGGGCCTTACCATTACACAAAGTGAGGGAAGTGCTGAAGAAATAAATCTTAAAGCCAAATGATAGTTTGTGTGATGTTGCCATGGCAGGCAAAGGAGTTGGAAACCAGAAAGTGCAACCTAAAAATAGAATGGGTTGTCTCCAAAAATGTTTGTCAGTACTAacgcccattgaaatgaatggggcttaTGACAAACatctctcatttatttcaatggtattTAGTCATGACTCCTTGGATACAACCCTGTGGATAGCATCCAGGCCTTCCATGGAGTGGTAACTCGATCAATGAAAGCACTTTCTGTTCATAGTAAGAGCTGCTGTTGACTGAGCATCAGTCCATGAAAGATCTGGACGCCACTCAATGTATTAAGATCGAGAGGTCTGTCTTCATatactgccagctcgtctggcggtgactcgggagtgggccttctttatagtcactcctgggctgtggaatgtgctccctaaagacatttgtggcttaacatctttaccagcctttaaaagagcgcTTAAGATAcacttttttagccaggcttttaatagtctctgaatgttttaatttttttaattaatagttttattctgtttttatttttgtgaactgcctagagcatttggagtcaggtggtatataaattaaataataattctcaaaaaatcagtgTGTGCGCATTGAGTTATGCTTCACTTAGAGGCATAATATAGCTTAATCCAATCTAACTGGGAATCTATAAACTGCTAAACATCCTTGGTCCGGGTGGGTGTATCTTAATATTTCAAGCAGTTGGAATTAGAAGAAAAAGGAGATGGTCGCTTGAACTATTGCAACTATTGTAGCATGCCTCTGAGGGGAATACTCTAAATACAGCAGGGGTTAAATTGATGCTCCAAACGTTACTTAAAAACCTcacatacatttttttttttttccctctGGGCAGGGATCAATCAGTGAACCTGGATTGGGCCTCCTATCATGGTGGACAAACAGCTGAAGGGAGAGACTATTCTACAAAGATGGATGCTTTCCGAATTGAATTTCTTCTTGGACAGCAGATGCAAAATGGAAGCTGTCCCCGCACCGCCATTTTTGCCTTGCACTAGATGTACTTTCTAGACAAACTGAAGTTAAAGTGAGAACATCCTATGCAATTTCATTAGCACAGAAGAACTGTCACATAAAATGGCCCTGGCCCAATAAATCCAGGAGCTTCTGATTCTGCTAAACGGCAGGCCTGGTTATATGTACCTTATACACCACCactaccccacccacccacccacccaccccaaaaaagcaATCGTGGAACAAATTGGGATGCAAAAAGAAATATTGAAGAATGTCTTCCTGGAAAAAGCCGGTATTTCATGATGCTATCTTGTTTCATGACATGACTGAGATGAAAAGGAAGGATGTTGTGAAAGCTAGTACTCATTCTGTTGGGTGTTCTAGTTCTCCACtagggtggaggtgcttgtgacaACAGTGTGTGAAAAAGATGAGTGAGTTCTTCGAGGCTGGTAAATCATAGTAATCAAAGCTGTGGCAAGAGTAGGGAAGTAGCCTATGTACATAGCTCAGTCCTCTTTAATTGATCTTTTTGAATGCATTTGAAACTAGCCAATGAATTGATATCCAACTGGCAGAACAGACTGAGTATTGCAGTTAGTAAGTCTGGAATGTTTAGACAGCAAACAGAAATGAACTGTCCTTCCTAGTCGTGCTGCCTGAGACAAAAAATGGATCTCGGTGGTGTGAGATGGATGGGGCGAGTCCACAGAGGTGGCCAAACAGTTACCTCCGCAAACACACTGCTTGACTTCACCTCTTCTCTTTAGCAGGAGCCCCCTTTACCACCAGATTGTCGTGTGGTGGGATTATAGCTGATTTGGGCCATGCACATAGCATGGCAGTCTCTCTCCCGCATGGTAATACACTAGAAAACTACTGCCTTCTGGTGGCACAAGCCATTACGTGCACATCCGAAGCCGCTCTGAGTTTGACTCTTCCTGCATCAAGCTTATGTTGGACTTAGCTAGAATTTTTCATTATATCCAAACCCACTGAGGCAGCATGGTGATGTTTTGTGTGATGGTTACTTCTGAGGCACTGAGGTTTGTTTTCTAGTAAGCTCTGGTAACAGATCTAATAAAGAATagaagctttggctgaagagtAGATGAGTTAACCATGCaataaaaatggaaataaaattagggtgtgtttctttctgttcagcAAAAGCACCTGAAAACCGCATTACAGCATGAAGCACTACTGCATGAGATCAAAGCTCAATCATTAttcaacatttttataccaccccagaCACAAGtccttgggtggttcacaatctaaaaacacaaagctgtttaaaatacagattaaaaactcaAACTGTAAAACTATAAgccaaaagcctgactaaacagataatgtgaagaaggggaggctcttaacTTTGTTGGGATGCATGTTCCAAAGGCCCAGGGTATGTCCAAAACTCTGCTTCCCACAATAGCCAGCCTAGGCAATCCCACAAGTGGGGtttgaaggcaatagccctccctTACTACAGTCTCTCTCACAACAAACTGAGTATATGGCTTCTGGGTATGGGAGTTTCATGTAGCCATCTTCAGAAACAGCCAGTGATAGACTTTCTCCATGGTTTAAGTTTCTTTCCAAGCAGGGCTCACCTCACTcactctaataataataataataggcatgAGCTATTATGAAGAGATAGGAGAGAGACAAACTAGAGCGCAGGGGTGTATTATTATGctcttgggctgcaatcctatgcacagagcagttacttgaaagtaagccccaatgagttcattaaggctttacttgaaataaactatactagccgaccccacacagagcatctgtgtggcgctttggggccggctgtttccccgctccctcttcctcctgccccgtctctcctctcttcccctttcctccagccccgcgctctcctcccctctcgttcctacccacacacagagcctcatGTGGTGGCAGGCGGCCAAGAGGGGCCCTGCCGCCACCATTTTTCCCTCCCTCCCGTTCACCTGCCACTGCcacggcttttctctccccctctccaccctcctgccgcttttcttTCCCTCGCCCGCCAGACGccacctttcccgccccccccccaccgctgctgctACCTTTTTCTCCCACCCTCTTCTGCCAGCCGGCCAGTTCTTCCTCCTCACTCTGCAGAACTCTCGcagtgtgtcgcgagagttctgccgccaaatcctggaggACATgcactggctaagagaattaaatatatagatatggaAGCCCTAACCCCTCCCTGTCTTTTGCCCTCAGGAGAGGTTagagagtaagagaaagataagggagctggcaagaggctttgcttaaagtcccagaGATCAAAGGTGGGGAGCTGCTTGCTTGTTAGTAAAAGAACTACCCAGAGGAAACGCCAGTCCACCATATTTGCCAATTTCCTTGTCGTTCTCTAgcggaggtgcacctaggtaattttggagactggacctaaaggtctttggagcccccaccccctgcaaaataagcatcatcatgctctgctgggcaaccacaccacccgggacagactaaagaggtttGGGgatccccaggggctgtggaggccctggactttggccccgaattccagggataagagtgcctctgttctCAAGCATTGTAGAACAATTctggagaaatccaatgcctccTAAGGCCTTGTTCAGGGTGCTGAGTGAGGGGGGGAAaggctggcttccctctggagaaggggagggttGAAAAAGGTATCCAGGGCTCCTGAACTCCATTTGTTTGCAGActgagtgctcccattttgcacaaaCATCTCCAAAAGGTCTGTTCAACCTGCCTAGAAGGACCTTTGGAAATCAGATTACTGGTCTGGCTTTGTTTGCAGGCTATTGAAcagaataggtgcctgtaagctatcctgacttctgattggttgggggcaggactagcccctgcccacccttgggcaggggagaaaagagaGGCACATCTTGTTTGGTGCTAGAGCACTCAATTTGCAATTTAGGTAGTGACTGTGTATGGTAATTCCTTTATTTGTGGGCAATGATCCCAGTGAACACCATAGCAGGGAGGAGATGGCTGTACAGAGGAATTTAGAAAATAGACCAAGagccagtgccatctactggccaGCAATAGAAATGCAAGAGCAACATTCAagccagagagacagagaggaagacagagaggaagagatgatatgtttggtgagagaaaaGGGGCTGGCAAGAATGTGGGTCTGGCAAGGAGGGGGGTAAAGTtccctctgccccaaatgaggagcctccatTGATTTCCTTAATCCACCTGCATAGAGTAAGTTTGATTTAATTCAATGGAAAGTAATCAGGAGTTTAGAATCAGGAGTGTTAGCTAGTATCGACTGTGAACATACCTAATTCCTCTAGTCTTAAACTCTTTTATATTCTTGTTATCATCATATTCTTTTAGAGATATACTCCATTTAAGAAAACCCTGTGTTTTGAAAATTAATATTCTTCTTGTTGTTTATATAGTGCCATTGGTGTACTTAATAACTTGGGCAAAAATACACTAGTGACCTCTGCTTCAAGGAGGAGATTACAATCTAAAATAGTGGATAAAACCATAGAGAGGGGAGAATGTGAGCAGATGCACTTGCTTAGTCTAaaaagaattcttttttaaagtcaCTATTGCtaactctcttatatttaacctGTGGAGATGAACTATCCCTGTTCAACCCAGCAGTGTCCTTTCCAGTGActatctcccttgtgtttctattTAGACAATGAACCCTTTTGGGAAAGGGAGCcgttttctcatttcttttgtctATGTAAGCCACTATGAGAATTTTcagttgaaaagtagtatataaatatgtttaaaaatagcaaCCCtggacttccggttggactgctaacgaggctgcatgcttcccgacGGGAGAACGAGGAGGAGTTATTTTGGGGGGTTTCGAGCCTTCATAACCCCCcctcaccaccctggattaaagggtttggatcaaGATTGACCACTGCATCCCccggagcctgctccttatctcaaggctgctctggaaagtacagctttgatttaaatcgagcggtgggggctgggattcatcaagctacacTCCTTCATCGGAAATCCAATGGACAGAAGCCGGTCTGGCATCCCATTTCTtttggtttggattataattaatcgttaaagttcaagaagctcacctctcagcatgattagtgataaattgctggaattctacctgCTTTTGCTGTAAAGATTGGACAGATCTCAAGCCGATGCTGTGAAGTTGTTGTAAGTCTGCCAACTATAAATTAAGGATGGGTATTCAATCTGTGTATTAAATGCTggaatttaaaaattgaactgatggctaaaagttttaaaactttaaaaagcaaagcagttggaattatttttttaaatacctTCTGAGAGAGTTTAATTCAATGAACaagtgatttgctgtttgctgttgaatatgtctatcatgaaGTGCACCAATTAGAGCAAGAAGGTGGATTATTGAACCATGGGAAAAATTAGACTGGCGGTGATACGATAGAAAGGTTGCGGTCTGGAgctgagtttatttggaaaataattccaggcctctactttcttggacaacaaggaggctgaattttgctg carries:
- the POLR3H gene encoding DNA-directed RNA polymerase III subunit RPC8 isoform X2, which codes for MFVLVDMTDTVRIPPWQFERKLNDAITEELNKKLANKVVYNVGLCICLYDITKLEDSYIFPGDGASHTKVHFRYVVFHPFLDEILVGEIKGCSLEGVRVSLGFFDDILIPPESLQQPAKFDEAEQVWVWEYETEEGAHDLYMDTGEEIRFRVVDETFIDTSPTGPSAAEPSTSGTADEVQKKEAPYTLVGSISEPGLGLLSWWTNS
- the POLR3H gene encoding DNA-directed RNA polymerase III subunit RPC8 isoform X1 — its product is MRLENRVTESQEPCVAWCAVRTEALFLLAPMFVLVDMTDTVRIPPWQFERKLNDAITEELNKKLANKVVYNVGLCICLYDITKLEDSYIFPGDGASHTKVHFRYVVFHPFLDEILVGEIKGCSLEGVRVSLGFFDDILIPPESLQQPAKFDEAEQVWVWEYETEEGAHDLYMDTGEEIRFRVVDETFIDTSPTGPSAAEPSTSGTADEVQKKEAPYTLVGSISEPGLGLLSWWTNS